The Myroides phaeus DNA segment TACGATAGTTCCAACTACTGTCTCTCCTTCTTTAACGATGATTTCACCGTCTTTTCCGATTTCTGTTGTAACTGAATTTCCGTCTTTACCATCTTTTCCGTCTTTTCCGTTTACGATAGTTCCAATTACTTTTTCTCCTTCTTTAACTGTAATAATACCGTCTTTCTCTACAACTGTAGTTACTGAAATTCCGTCTTTACCATCTTTTCCGTTCTTAACTGTAGCTGTTCCTCCTTTACCATCTGTAATAGTAACTGTACCATCTTGGTTATCTACTACTGTAACTGACTTACCGTCTTTTCCGTTTACGATAGTTCCAATTACTTTTTCTCCTTCTTTAACTGTAATAGTACCGTCTTTCTCTACAACTGTAGTTACTGAAATTCCGTCTTTACCATCTTTTCCGTTCTTAACTGTAGCTGTTCCTCCATTACCATCTGTAATAGTAACTGTTCCATCTCCGTTATCTACTACTGTAACTGACTTACCGTCTTTTCCGTTTACGATAGTTCCAACTACTTTTTCTCCTTCTTTAACTGTAATAGTACCGTCTTTCTCAACAACTGTTGTTACTGAAATTCCGTCTTTACCATTTTTAACAATAGCTGTTCCACCACTACCATCTGTAATAGTAACTGTTCCATCTCCGTTATCAACAACTTTAGCTGACTTACCATCTTCTCCTTTGTCTCCTTTAGGTCCTTTAGCTAAATCAACAGTAACTTTTACACCTGCTTCATTTGTATATGTGATAGTACCATCACCATTATCTACTAATGTTGTGATCGTCTCATTATCTTTAACCAGTTTTTCAACTACTGCATCTTTCCCTTTTACCCATTTAACTTTTCCATTAGCATCAGTAACTAAAACTTCACCTGGCTTACCTTCTTTTATTTTTTGAGGAGTAACACCACCATCCGCAATTTGAATACCAGCATTAGCTAATAATAAATTTGCAGCAGCACTATTTTTATCTTTGAACTCAAGTCCTCCATCTAATGAAAGCTTTCCTTTAAAAATTGCTTTGATTAAATTAGTAACACTTCCTTCATCTAAATTTAAAATATCTTGAAAATGATTCACTACGATCTGAGGAATATCTTGCTCTGCTGTTAAACGAGCCCATCTTTTTCCATCCCAATAGTGGTAACCTGGTTTTAAATCTTTTGTTTTATCATTAAGTTTTGTTGTATTAGTGTTATATACTAATAAACTTACTACGTTTCCGTTTGAAATCCTTTCACTATCGAAAGCTCCATTCAACTTTACATTTGGAATTAACAATCCACGATTATGTGCTTCAATAGTTAACTCAGCAGATAAGTTTGGTTCTTTTACTCCAATACCAACCTGTGCATTTGCCGCTATTGCTCCCATTAATAAAGCAGCTGAAAGTATTCTTTTTTTCATAACGATATATTTTTGTGTCTTAAACGTCTTAATTAAAATTATTGTACTTTGTGATAAATGTGTGGGTTAGTCATTAAAGGTCCACCACCTTCTACTTCTGTAATTGTAGGATTTTCATTTCCTATCTCAGTTCCTGATTCAGCTTCAACCTCTTTGTCTCTTGGAGATTTTGCCATCACTAAAGCTTGGTTGAATTTATATCCTAAATCCATATCTGCATCTGTAACTGAATATTTAAAAGTAGCAGTCCAACTCTTACCAACTTCTAAACTTCCTGTTCCTTGTTCTTCCTTAAATACAGGCTTAAAAGGATCAATATCAAAATCTATTAACTCAACAGTATTCAATGTTACGTTTCCAGTATTCGTCATAGTAAACGTATAGTTGATAATTCCATTTCCATTATCCCCTGGCGTATCTTCATCAAAAACACCTACTTTAACTAAAGTAATCGATGGATCTTGTGGTAATGTTGTAACTGTACACGTAGCACAATCTTTATACTTAGGATCTTCTAATGGATAATTAGGATCCGTAGGATGTAAAGGTTCTGGATCTATTGACTTAGATACAATTGGCTTATCATTTGGATCTTTAGCTGTACCTAATGCTATATTAAATACTCCTCCACGATCAATATCTACTTGTGTTATCTCATAAACACCTGAAAAAGTACCATTATCTATTCCATTCGGATTTAAAGTTTCAATAGGCCCACCTGTTAACTTAATTTTACCATCCGTTAAAGAAATATCCTTTAAAATTGTATTTCCTGTATTACTAACTGTGAACGTATAGTTTATGTGGTCTCCAACATTAACCTTTCCATCCTTATTACTATCTACATATGTTCCAACTTTATGAATTAATAATCCTGGCTCTGGTTCAATCTCAATCTTACCACACATTTCTACTACGTTTGCTGTATTTTCACAGTCGAAAGTATGAACGGTAAAATTTCGGTCCTCTTCTTCTCTACCATCTCCCATACTACCATTTACTTTGTGTCCTACATAACAATACTTATTATTATCATTCACAATCATTCCCGTATGTCCACCAACTTCTAAGTAAACAACGCGGTTATTATCTAATCCTTGAGGCTCTGTTGCAGATGGTATATTATACTTAACATCTTGATCTTGACCTAACATATTATAAGCATTATTCCCCCAAAAATAAGCTCTTCCGTATTTATTAATTGCCCCAGCTGCTGTTTGATAAGAAGCATGATCTTGTGCATTCAAATATTTTATATCTTTTAAATCCTCGCCGTCTTCTGTCTTAACAGTTTCCCAATTTACTCTTTCATTAAGATCACCAACCCCAAGCTCTCCATTACTATTACTACCCATAGAATAAACTTTTCCATCTTTAGCAAGAGTAAAGTAGCTAACCAAAGAATCCTCTCCATGACCTGTTATTGCAATCATTTCAGGCTCTCCTTTAAATGGACTGCTTACTTCTTCAGCATAACTATATCCATAATTTGAATTCCTGTAACTTCCATTATAAACAACACTTCCCCATGCATAATATTTTCCATCCTTAGTATAAGCAAACCCACCGCTTGTATGAACTTTCATTTTTTCAACCTCCAATAAAGGTGTATTTCCTGATTTACTTACTGTATGCCAATTACCATCTATCTCGCTTGTACCGTCTCCATATAATTCAGATTTAGTACCATTAATCATAATTCTACCATCTGTTAACAACAAAGCAAGAACCCTATGTGATGCTGTCATATAACGCACCATTTTCGGAGTCACACCAGTTGGCAATGTCATTTTTTGAAATTTAGAAGTATTAACTAATGCAGGAGAAACTACTGAATAATGTGATCCTCCACCTTGTTGATAACCATTACTTCCCCAAACATATAAACCATCTGTTGTCAGTAAAAAATTCTGACTATTATCGTAATCTCTCGCTCCTAAAGTTGCATGTAATGGACTTCCTTTAAAGTCAAATCCTTTCTCAGGACAAATTAATGTAGGCACGTAAAAGTCATCTCCTTGTCCTCCTGTTGGCATAGAACGTTCCCCAAAAATTTCAAAACCATGTGCTGTTTTAATAATCGTTGAGTGATATCCTGAAATAAAGTTATCTCCTTCGTTTTCACAAAAATCATCACCTACAAATGAAACTTGTGTTTCTACAGTGCTTTCTAAACGCCCAATACCAATTGCCTCTTTTTCATTATAAAATTTTAAAGCACCAACATTAATAGTTGCAGTGTTTTTAATTACACCTCCTACTGGCATTCTAACAATTGTACCTTTTATTGTGAATACAGCAGCATCTCTACTATCCAAGTCTACTTTAATGTTTTCTAATTGTTTTAGATTTTTATCAAATCCCCCAGCATTTGTAAAAGTAGACCCTGTCTCACTTTTAAATGACATTTCTTTAACCTCAAAACTGTCTGAAATAGCTCCTAATAAATCATTTAAAACAACACCTTTATATTGTCCTTGTGATAAGTTTCTAACTTCAATCCTATACGTAAGATTCTCTCCTACAATTGTACTTTCTTTATCTACAAACTTTTCAACCTTAACACCCTCTGGCATAAAAACTGAAAGTCCTCTGATCTCGTGATTATTTACTGCCGAACCTGTACCAGCTGAAAAACCTATTTTTAAGAACTCACTTGGTACTTCATCGTATTCAGCTGTAAATAATTCTTCAAATGGTGTAGTAGACTTATTATCTCTTTTCCATCTAACCTCTACTTTATAACCACTTTTATACTTATAAAGTTCCATTTGAACACGTCTATAGAATGATCGGTCATTTGGTCTAACACTTGTTAATTTAGAAAAACCAACTCCTCCTTCATTTTCCTTTAATGTCTTATAAGCAATTAAAGGTGTAATCTGTCCTTTATAATTTGCACTACCACGCAAACCAACTGAGTTTACGAACTTGTAACGCATTACTTCCTTGTCGTAACCTTCAATCCAATTATTATTTTGTAATCCATTTAAAGCATAATACCCGTTCGTTCCTTCAAAAATGTAATTTCCATACTCATCTAATCCCAAACCTAAATAAGCTCCAGTTACAGGTTTAGTATCTTCATAGGGATCATTTAATTGACCTCCATAACCTAAATGATGTCCATCACCACCTACAACAACATCTTTACCTTCTACACTTCCATCAATTAGAAAAACAGTAAAACCATCTCCTCCTCTGGGTGCAAATCCTTCTGGTACTTGAGAATCTCCTACTAAATTCCTCCATGTCTTATATTCGAAATCTAAAACAACTCCTTTATCAGAGGGAAAACGCTCATCAAAGATAACTCCACCACTTTGTTGTAACTTATCCTCAGTTAAACGCAACCACCCATCACCATCAGCATCAATACCTTTGGCTGCAGTTAAATAAGAAGTAACTACTCCTTTTCCATTTTTAAGAAAAACTACATTGTTCTCTGTAGTTGTTGATTTAGTAAAGTCTTCACCGATCTTGAACTGTGCTAAACCACTTCCGCTTATTCCTAAGAGAAGCATCATTGTCGCCAAGACCTTTGTAAATAATTTTCTTTTCATATTTTAAACTATTTTTTTTGTTGTTTTTAAACTGGCTGACATCATTATATGTACATCCGATTTAACAATGCAAAAGTGTTGATAATTAACGTAGTAAAGGTTGCGTTTTCTTAGTACGTCATACCTCCCAAGAATATGAAACACGCCTCAATCCCTGTAACAGAGTACTACTAATCAGCCTTTTAGTATATATTCTACTATATATTGTAAAAAACGAATACAGCCGATTTAAGACATCATCTACAGGCGTACTTTTACTTGAAAAAACCGCTTAAAAATCATTTAATTAATCGAAAAATATACCTTAAACTACTAACACAAAAAAGCAGTAAAAAAAATTACTTTAGATGGAAGAAAAAATAAGTTTGAATGATAAAAACACCAATAAAACTGATAAAAAATCTAAAACAGCGGTATAAAAAACGCACCAAAACGCGAGGTAGTAGTAAAGTTGAACACAAAATCTTTAAAAAACAGCGGTTTTCTTGTCCCAAACAATACAAAAAAACAGATAGATTATAGTGCTAAAAAGTAAACTCCAATAAAAAGACAAGCTAATGCACCTACCCTATCTAACTAACACAACAAAAATTAGATCCAAAATATAGCACCCCTTACCTTAGCAATAGTAAAAAAGAAAAAAAACACCACATATAAAACCAATAGCAGCAGTTACTGTATATACTACAGATAGAAATTACATATTTTACCACCTATTAAGATTACGTAAACACCTGATTTACAACACACAAAACATACCTCACAGGTGATTAACTCGCAATTAGGCCGTAAATAGCTCGTAATTACCTCACCTAAAAGCCTTTTTAGCGAACTAATTACGACTCAATTACGACTTAATTACGACCTAATTACCTTTAAATGTAAATTAAGATTATGATTACAAAGACAGAGCAACCAATCGTGCAGCTAAAAAACTATCAACCTTTACATATACCTAATTGATTTAAAGCTACTTATCAACAAAACAACTCAGTATAAAGCAAAAAAAAATCACATGCATTGGCTAAATGATGTGATTTTTTAAGTTGTTGTTGGAGTTCGTGGCTTTAGAACTCCGGTAATCTGTTGTTATTTGTTGTTCAATCGTAATTGCTCTTCTATAAATTCAGAAGGAGAAACCCCTTCGAATTTTTTAAATGCTCTGAAAAAAGAAGTGCGCGAATTAAATCCACTTAACTCTCCTAATTCAGTAACAGTAATTTCATTATTTCTTTCTTTTAAAACTTTTTTCGCAAATTCCACACGCAACTTATTAATATGCGCATTGAAATGTGAGTTATATTGTAAAGCAAAGAACTGAGAAAGATGGTGTTTTGATATTTTTGTCATTTTCTCCAAGCGTTCTAAAGAACAACCAGAATCTAAATAAAACTTATCACCAATAATCACTTTCTCTACTAAAGCTTTATAGTCTTCTAAATGTTCTCCATTTACTTTAGACTTTTCATATTTCTGTACTACTTCTACAACAGGAGCAGTATCCTCTACTTTTTCAACAACCTCAACCTCAACTCCGTGTTCTACTATTTTAGAATTTTTCAATCTTTGAACATAGTATTGAAAAATAGTCAATGAATAACAGAACATTCCTATATAAATAATATTCTGATCGTTGTTTGGAATAGCATTATAAGAAACTAATCCTATAAAAATCATTGCCATAAAAATAAGAATCCAAACAATTCTCAAAATTAATAGGCGAGATTGGTTTTCTAATGTCACTTTCCCTACTTGAACGTAACAGTACAAAGCATATCCCATAAATTGAATTGCCTGCGTAACATACAATACTAAATAATAATAAACTAAATAAGGAACACTTAGTTTATCAATCATAAAAATAGATTGTACATAAATCAAGAAAAAAACAATACCCGGAATAAAGTGCAAAAGTGAATTTGAAAATCCAACTACATAGTCACCTTCCTTCCCTTTTGTCATTGCATTTAAACTGATATACAAAAAAGGTCCGTAAAATAGACTCAAAGGCAATCCTAAATAAACAAAGATATAATCATTGTAGAAGAATCTTGTTAAAATAATTATTGAGCAATGAATAGTAAACAAAACTAAAAAACCATTGGCAAGTCTTCTTGACTTAGGTCTTGCTACTAAACTACTATTAATGAAATAGGAGATTGACGACAATATTATTGCCGCTGCTAAAATAATTATATATAAATACGATTCCTCCATTTACATCAATTACGCCCTATGCCACTTGGCTTCTAAAAACAGAAGGTGTTTGCCCAACGTACATTTTAAAATATTTATTAAATGTTGATTTCGAACAGAGCCCACATTCATCAACTACAGCGTCGATAGTAAGGTTTTTATCCCTCATCAATAATGATTTAGCATATTCTATTCTATACTTAGCTAAAAGCTGGTAAAAGCTCGAATATAGGTTCTGATTAATAACCTCAGAAACTTCTTGTTTACTTAACCCTACTTCTTTAGCTAATTGTTCTAATGAAAACGATGTTTCTAAAAAACCTTTATTGTTATTAAAGAAACTTATAATTTTTTTCTCTTTTATTTCAAAATCAGAAACAGCCTCTTCAGTGCTACTTGCGATATTATCATTTAATAAAGCTCCCATATCCTGAACCATTTCTTGATTCGTAAAACTCAAATAGCTTACCAAAGAAAACAAACTCATAAAGAAAACTAATCCTTTGTTTACAAACTCCCCCTTAACAGTGAAACGACTTCCTGTCAATTCCATTACAGTTAAAAAGCTTAGTACAAAAATACTTATGAATAAGTAAAAACTAAATACGCCGATAAAATTGATTGTTTGATTTGAAAAACTATGTTCTCTCTTTGCAACTAAATTAGTATAGATCGCAAAAGAATAAAACATTAAATAAGGAAGATTAACTATTTCAAAATAATAGTTATCATCACTAAATGGCACTCCCATTACAAGAATTGTAACAATGTAATGAGCAACTAATTCTTTCCACAATTTGCTTTTTTCTATTGTTTCATATTTTGTATAAATATAAAACAGTGGAATAGTTAACCAGATAAAAGTGATAGAAAATCCAAAAATAGCAAATAGTAACTGAATAACAGAAACAACTAATACAAGACCTACTAACTTTAAGAAGTTAGTTTTCTCGATTAAAACGCTATTTATTTTGTTTAATACAGTCATATCATTGTGAGAATTATAGCTTGCTTTACAATCATAAATCCTCACAACGATACAACAAAGCACAACTTCGTTATGCTATGTGTCGCTTTATTAAGTGGGGACTTATATTTAGAATATTCGCATATTCTAATTATTTTAAAAAGCTCTGCAAAATTATTACTTATTTCTAATTCTAAAAGTGTTTTTAACATATCAACGTTAGATTTGCGAAAATCCCATATAAATGAAAAAAATACGCAACATTAAACAACCTAAAAGCCGTTTTGTATTAAATATTATTTATTAAATAGTATATAATAAACATATTTATAAGTCAAAATAAGCGATTTTAACAATAATCAATTCGTAAATTGTCACAAACTCTTCTTTTTAACTAAAACAAACTTCAAATACAACATATGATAAATATCATTTTTTAAATAATCATACTGTTATATTTAGGCATATTTTCCGTTTTTTTGTTATCTACCTCTTAGCAACCTGCCTCTTCAGTCCCATTTTAGACAATGTTTATCACAAAAAGTCACATTTCCTGAAGAATGCTATAGCAAAGTACTACATTTTGTGAACATTACCACATAAACAAACCTACCTTTTAATACCAAAAACTACTAACTATAATAAATAGATTGTAATTAATTCATTAATTAACTTAATAAACTAAGCTTTACACAATAATCATAAAGTTTAAAATATTTCATTTTACTTTATGATAACATAATTTACACTCTTCTTAGCTATGTTAAATATGCAAGTTTAAACTGTTTAATCTCTTGTTTCCAATCCAGACATCTATAAAAAAATAAAACACTACGCGTTTTTTTTTGTAAGCCTTTTTATTTTCCTTTGCTTAGTGACTAAAAACAAAAAATCCCAAACAAAATTGTTTGGGATTTTATATCATTACTTATTATTTATTTAATTGGTAATATTTACTGACGAATGCATTCCAAAATAACTGAGCCTTGCTATCTAACTCTTTATTGCCATTGCCAAATACATCAAAATCATTCGATGCTGTCTCTCCTTCCTTATAAAAGTAATAATAGACATACATCTCCTTTTTCCATACATTTTTTGACTTTAACCCAAAAAATGACTTAATCTGTTCATTGCGCTCATCAATATTGAAGCGAATCGTAATATTTTCCTTTTGGAAATAGAAATCTAAAGAAGTATCAAAAACTTCTTCCTTAATATCCTTTCGCTGTACTCTTGGGACTACCTTCAAATTTACATCATCACTTAACCAACCTTCTACTCTTATTTGACGTCCTCCTGTTATATAATCAACAATCTTATTTAAATGGGCTACATTTCCAAATGTATCTTCTAAAGGATAATTAGTTATTGATTCAACTTCTTGCCGATTAAACACCCATAAACGATTCAACGCTTCTCGCTCTTCTTTAGGTAAATTATACTCTGCCGGAATATCCTCAAGCGTCCCTTTATAGCGCTCATTATGTTCATAGGTTGACTTCATCAAATCAAAGTACTTTGATGCTTTTTCAAAATCTTCTAATCCGTGATAAGCCCAAGCTAAACTAAACCAGTAATTAATATTAGCTACCTCTTC contains these protein-coding regions:
- a CDS encoding DUF11 domain-containing protein, producing the protein MKRKLFTKVLATMMLLLGISGSGLAQFKIGEDFTKSTTTENNVVFLKNGKGVVTSYLTAAKGIDADGDGWLRLTEDKLQQSGGVIFDERFPSDKGVVLDFEYKTWRNLVGDSQVPEGFAPRGGDGFTVFLIDGSVEGKDVVVGGDGHHLGYGGQLNDPYEDTKPVTGAYLGLGLDEYGNYIFEGTNGYYALNGLQNNNWIEGYDKEVMRYKFVNSVGLRGSANYKGQITPLIAYKTLKENEGGVGFSKLTSVRPNDRSFYRRVQMELYKYKSGYKVEVRWKRDNKSTTPFEELFTAEYDEVPSEFLKIGFSAGTGSAVNNHEIRGLSVFMPEGVKVEKFVDKESTIVGENLTYRIEVRNLSQGQYKGVVLNDLLGAISDSFEVKEMSFKSETGSTFTNAGGFDKNLKQLENIKVDLDSRDAAVFTIKGTIVRMPVGGVIKNTATINVGALKFYNEKEAIGIGRLESTVETQVSFVGDDFCENEGDNFISGYHSTIIKTAHGFEIFGERSMPTGGQGDDFYVPTLICPEKGFDFKGSPLHATLGARDYDNSQNFLLTTDGLYVWGSNGYQQGGGSHYSVVSPALVNTSKFQKMTLPTGVTPKMVRYMTASHRVLALLLTDGRIMINGTKSELYGDGTSEIDGNWHTVSKSGNTPLLEVEKMKVHTSGGFAYTKDGKYYAWGSVVYNGSYRNSNYGYSYAEEVSSPFKGEPEMIAITGHGEDSLVSYFTLAKDGKVYSMGSNSNGELGVGDLNERVNWETVKTEDGEDLKDIKYLNAQDHASYQTAAGAINKYGRAYFWGNNAYNMLGQDQDVKYNIPSATEPQGLDNNRVVYLEVGGHTGMIVNDNNKYCYVGHKVNGSMGDGREEEDRNFTVHTFDCENTANVVEMCGKIEIEPEPGLLIHKVGTYVDSNKDGKVNVGDHINYTFTVSNTGNTILKDISLTDGKIKLTGGPIETLNPNGIDNGTFSGVYEITQVDIDRGGVFNIALGTAKDPNDKPIVSKSIDPEPLHPTDPNYPLEDPKYKDCATCTVTTLPQDPSITLVKVGVFDEDTPGDNGNGIINYTFTMTNTGNVTLNTVELIDFDIDPFKPVFKEEQGTGSLEVGKSWTATFKYSVTDADMDLGYKFNQALVMAKSPRDKEVEAESGTEIGNENPTITEVEGGGPLMTNPHIYHKVQ
- a CDS encoding helix-turn-helix domain-containing protein, with amino-acid sequence MEESYLYIIILAAAIILSSISYFINSSLVARPKSRRLANGFLVLFTIHCSIIILTRFFYNDYIFVYLGLPLSLFYGPFLYISLNAMTKGKEGDYVVGFSNSLLHFIPGIVFFLIYVQSIFMIDKLSVPYLVYYYLVLYVTQAIQFMGYALYCYVQVGKVTLENQSRLLILRIVWILIFMAMIFIGLVSYNAIPNNDQNIIYIGMFCYSLTIFQYYVQRLKNSKIVEHGVEVEVVEKVEDTAPVVEVVQKYEKSKVNGEHLEDYKALVEKVIIGDKFYLDSGCSLERLEKMTKISKHHLSQFFALQYNSHFNAHINKLRVEFAKKVLKERNNEITVTELGELSGFNSRTSFFRAFKKFEGVSPSEFIEEQLRLNNK
- a CDS encoding helix-turn-helix domain-containing protein yields the protein MTVLNKINSVLIEKTNFLKLVGLVLVVSVIQLLFAIFGFSITFIWLTIPLFYIYTKYETIEKSKLWKELVAHYIVTILVMGVPFSDDNYYFEIVNLPYLMFYSFAIYTNLVAKREHSFSNQTINFIGVFSFYLFISIFVLSFLTVMELTGSRFTVKGEFVNKGLVFFMSLFSLVSYLSFTNQEMVQDMGALLNDNIASSTEEAVSDFEIKEKKIISFFNNNKGFLETSFSLEQLAKEVGLSKQEVSEVINQNLYSSFYQLLAKYRIEYAKSLLMRDKNLTIDAVVDECGLCSKSTFNKYFKMYVGQTPSVFRSQVA